A genomic stretch from Sphingomonas faeni includes:
- a CDS encoding cupin domain-containing protein, translated as MIPAASLAQQPGSRPMVVVDEANTVRPEPPPHGAIGSSTAYRISDGVPGRTMEFRKRILYPGSAIGLHRIAHDEVYYVISGTGSVSSGGVTRPVRTGVAAYLFDGETVGIRQTGSEPLVLIVAYPIPR; from the coding sequence ATGATCCCCGCGGCGAGCCTCGCGCAGCAGCCCGGATCGCGACCGATGGTCGTCGTCGACGAGGCCAATACGGTACGCCCGGAGCCCCCTCCCCACGGCGCGATCGGCTCCAGCACCGCCTACCGTATCAGCGACGGCGTACCTGGGCGGACGATGGAGTTCCGCAAGCGCATCTTGTACCCGGGCAGCGCGATCGGCCTACACCGCATCGCGCACGACGAAGTATATTATGTGATCTCCGGCACCGGCTCAGTCTCGTCCGGTGGCGTGACGCGACCGGTACGGACTGGCGTAGCGGCCTATCTGTTCGACGGCGAGACGGTCGGTATCCGCCAGACCGGCAGCGAGCCGCTTGTGCTGATCGTCGCCTATCCAATCCCGCGCTGA
- a CDS encoding family 43 glycosylhydrolase, with protein MAYNRRETLGLALASGAVALPLSSPLAAEPLGPDVSAPRSDGDWRRGFEGQRVADLGDGRFLNPLIAGDHPDPAILKDGADYYMTFSSFDSYPGLTIWHSRDLVNWQPRKAALTKNIGSVWAVSLEKHDGRYFLYIPVKAKPNAIHVIWADHIDGPWSDPIDLGLPAHIDPCHAVGEDGSRWLFLSGGDRIRLAADGLSTVGKVEHVYDPWRYPDTWDVEGFSPEGPKITRHGGWFYTITAVGGTAGPPTGHMVIVARSRSIHGPWTNDPANPVVRTVSTDEKWWSRGHASLVEAPDGSWWSIYHGFENGYWTLGRQALLDPIRWTADGWFAMTGGDLSKPLPKPRGGAALPHGQPLSDDFRTLQLGSKWNFFRPSSTERDRARTEGGALILKAIGTAPVDSSPLMLIAGDQAYRFECDVEIAPGGTAGLVLFYDDKLYCGLGFDEHRFVTHQYGAERGRPANPHGRRMRIRITNTRHIVAIHTSGDAGKSWQRFDRGMEVSGYHHNVRGGFLMLRPGLYSAGSGEARFRDFRYQAL; from the coding sequence GAGCGGGGCGGTGGCGCTGCCTCTTTCGTCGCCCTTGGCCGCAGAACCGCTCGGGCCCGACGTCAGCGCGCCGCGATCCGATGGCGACTGGCGGCGTGGTTTCGAGGGGCAGCGCGTGGCCGACCTCGGCGACGGCCGTTTCCTCAATCCGCTGATCGCCGGGGACCACCCCGATCCCGCCATCCTGAAGGACGGCGCGGACTATTACATGACCTTCTCCAGTTTCGATTCCTATCCGGGGCTGACGATCTGGCACAGCCGCGACCTGGTCAACTGGCAGCCGCGCAAGGCCGCGCTGACCAAGAATATCGGCTCGGTCTGGGCGGTCAGTCTGGAGAAGCACGACGGTCGGTACTTTCTGTACATACCGGTCAAGGCCAAGCCGAACGCGATCCACGTCATCTGGGCCGATCATATCGATGGCCCCTGGTCCGATCCGATCGACCTCGGGCTGCCCGCCCATATCGATCCCTGCCACGCGGTCGGCGAGGACGGATCGCGCTGGCTGTTCCTGTCGGGCGGCGACCGCATCCGCCTCGCCGCAGACGGCTTGTCGACGGTCGGCAAGGTCGAGCATGTCTATGATCCGTGGCGCTATCCCGACACGTGGGACGTCGAAGGCTTCAGTCCCGAGGGGCCGAAGATCACCCGCCACGGCGGCTGGTTCTACACGATCACCGCGGTCGGCGGCACCGCGGGGCCACCGACCGGGCACATGGTGATCGTCGCACGCTCCCGCTCGATCCACGGCCCCTGGACGAACGACCCCGCCAACCCCGTGGTGCGAACCGTCAGCACGGACGAGAAATGGTGGTCGCGCGGTCATGCCAGTCTCGTCGAAGCACCGGACGGTAGCTGGTGGTCGATCTATCACGGCTTCGAGAACGGATATTGGACGCTCGGAAGGCAGGCGTTGCTCGATCCGATCCGTTGGACCGCGGACGGCTGGTTCGCGATGACCGGCGGCGATCTGTCGAAGCCCTTGCCCAAACCGCGGGGCGGCGCGGCTCTCCCCCACGGCCAGCCGCTTTCGGACGATTTTCGCACGCTGCAACTCGGCAGCAAGTGGAATTTCTTTCGGCCAAGCTCGACCGAACGCGACCGGGCGCGAACCGAAGGCGGCGCGTTGATCCTGAAGGCCATCGGCACGGCCCCCGTCGATTCGTCGCCCTTGATGCTGATCGCGGGCGACCAAGCCTATCGGTTCGAATGCGATGTCGAGATCGCGCCCGGCGGTACCGCAGGGCTCGTGCTGTTCTACGACGACAAGCTGTATTGCGGGCTGGGCTTCGACGAACACCGGTTCGTCACGCATCAATATGGCGCCGAGCGCGGGCGTCCGGCCAATCCGCACGGGCGCCGCATGCGGATCCGTATCACGAACACGCGCCACATCGTCGCGATCCATACCAGCGGCGATGCGGGCAAGAGCTGGCAACGCTTCGATCGCGGCATGGAGGTGTCGGGCTATCACCACAATGTCCGCGGCGGGTTCCTCATGCTGCGGCCCGGCCTGTATTCCGCCGGCAGCGGGGAGGCACGCTTTCGCGACTTCCGGTACCAGGCGCTCTGA
- a CDS encoding sugar kinase produces MAKFLAFGEIMLRLSPPGRELLLQTPKFDVWVAGAEANVVTQLARLGHDVGMATMVPDNDLGRAAITTLRGHGVETSTVTLGGERMGLYFVTSGAGLRATEVIYDRAWSSFAEAPSSAWDWDALLAGADRFHLSGITPALGPVPAESALAAVEAATQRGIPVSFDGNWRGKLWERWDSNPRAILTQLVAHADLMFGNHRDIALLLGQDFSSDAEDRRREAAEAAFEAFPRLQTIASTARHVEHVDLHRLSARIDTRETHVQTDEVVLAGIVDRIGGGDAFAAGVLHGLRSGEDLGEVARIGLALAALKHSLPGDASLFRQADIDAYLAGGLDVRR; encoded by the coding sequence ATGGCTAAGTTTCTGGCGTTCGGCGAAATCATGCTGCGGCTTTCGCCACCGGGGCGCGAACTGCTGTTGCAGACGCCGAAGTTCGACGTGTGGGTCGCCGGCGCGGAAGCGAACGTCGTCACGCAGCTCGCCCGGCTGGGGCACGACGTCGGCATGGCGACGATGGTGCCCGACAACGACCTCGGTCGTGCAGCCATCACGACGCTCCGCGGGCACGGTGTCGAAACGTCGACCGTGACCCTCGGGGGCGAGCGGATGGGACTGTATTTCGTAACGTCCGGCGCCGGGCTCCGCGCCACCGAGGTGATCTACGATCGCGCCTGGTCGTCGTTCGCCGAAGCGCCGTCGAGCGCCTGGGACTGGGATGCGCTGCTTGCGGGGGCCGACCGCTTCCACCTTTCCGGCATTACGCCCGCACTCGGCCCAGTGCCGGCGGAAAGCGCTCTTGCGGCCGTCGAGGCGGCCACGCAGCGCGGCATTCCCGTCTCGTTCGACGGCAACTGGCGCGGCAAACTGTGGGAGCGCTGGGACTCCAACCCGCGCGCGATCCTGACCCAACTCGTCGCCCATGCCGACCTGATGTTCGGCAACCACCGCGACATCGCGCTCCTGCTCGGTCAAGATTTCTCCAGCGACGCAGAAGACCGGCGGCGCGAGGCGGCCGAGGCGGCGTTCGAGGCGTTCCCGCGGCTGCAGACGATCGCGTCGACCGCCCGCCACGTCGAGCACGTCGATCTCCACCGCCTGTCCGCGCGGATCGACACGCGAGAAACGCATGTCCAGACCGACGAGGTCGTGCTTGCCGGGATCGTCGACCGGATCGGCGGCGGCGATGCATTCGCGGCTGGCGTGCTCCACGGACTGCGCTCGGGCGAAGACCTTGGAGAGGTAGCGCGGATCGGCCTTGCGCTGGCCGCGCTGAAGCATTCGCTGCCCGGCGATGCAAGCCTGTTCCGACAGGCCGATATCGATGCGTATCTCGCAGGCGGGCTCGATGTCCGCCGCTGA
- a CDS encoding alpha/beta hydrolase encodes MIDRRSAILGTLAAGLSASAAAQTPPPARVGSRLPRLPDPTETIDLWPAGAPGAPPKLPVEVVVDRATDAAVTDRAVQGIARPRMVVFRPAKPNGSAMLVMPGGGYVRIVVDREGYEIARWLADRGWTVFVLFYRLPGDGWAAGPNVALSDAQRAIRLIRARADKYGIKPERVAAMGFSAGGHVCGDLATRFAEDTYTPVDAADRGNARPDAAALMYAVQSMALPLAHPGSRTLLLGPSPTPALEYAHSTASNVTAATPPCFLLHAENDRTVPVDNTLAFRAAAIKAGVAVETHLFATGGHGFGMSRAVGKPVALWPTLFAEWSHTQGFG; translated from the coding sequence ATGATCGATCGTCGGAGTGCAATCCTGGGCACGTTGGCCGCGGGCCTTTCGGCCAGCGCGGCTGCACAGACACCGCCGCCTGCACGTGTCGGTAGCCGCCTGCCGAGACTGCCGGACCCTACCGAAACGATCGACCTCTGGCCGGCGGGCGCACCCGGCGCGCCGCCGAAATTACCGGTCGAGGTGGTGGTGGATCGGGCCACGGATGCTGCTGTGACCGACCGCGCCGTCCAAGGCATCGCCCGTCCGCGGATGGTCGTGTTCCGCCCGGCCAAGCCCAACGGGTCGGCGATGCTGGTGATGCCGGGCGGTGGCTATGTCCGGATCGTAGTCGACCGCGAGGGATATGAGATTGCCCGCTGGCTCGCGGACCGTGGCTGGACGGTGTTCGTGCTGTTCTACCGCTTGCCCGGCGATGGTTGGGCGGCGGGGCCAAACGTCGCCCTGTCGGATGCGCAGCGTGCCATCCGTTTGATCCGCGCCCGCGCCGACAAATACGGAATCAAGCCGGAACGCGTGGCCGCAATGGGGTTTTCGGCGGGCGGTCACGTCTGCGGCGACCTCGCGACCCGGTTCGCGGAGGATACCTACACACCGGTCGATGCCGCCGACCGAGGCAACGCTCGGCCCGATGCCGCCGCGTTGATGTATGCGGTGCAGTCGATGGCCTTGCCGCTCGCGCATCCCGGATCGCGCACGCTGCTGCTCGGGCCGTCGCCGACGCCGGCTCTGGAGTACGCACATTCGACCGCCTCGAACGTGACGGCGGCGACGCCACCGTGCTTCCTTCTCCATGCCGAAAACGACCGCACCGTTCCGGTCGACAATACGCTAGCGTTTCGAGCGGCGGCGATAAAGGCCGGCGTCGCGGTCGAAACGCACCTGTTCGCGACCGGGGGACACGGCTTCGGCATGAGCAGGGCGGTCGGCAAGCCGGTGGCGCTATGGCCGACGCTGTTCGCGGAATGGTCGCACACCCAAGGCTTTGGCTGA
- a CDS encoding TonB-dependent receptor, whose product MEVQATVATRRMSWLGSVSAGSLVLALAVPSIASAQAAQIPNTTTPGTPAQVDPSPAQTAVVPQGGASDPAATTAPQAAPDAVPADGQTAEIIVTGFRKSLDAALNVKRQSVSSVDAIVAEDIAKFPDQNLAESLQRIPGISIQRDAGEGRAITVRGLGAQYTRVRVNGLETVATSTDGASSNRDRAFDFNVFASELFNSIVVHKTAEASLDEGSLGAVVDLNTGNPLGGKTGFTLVGSAQASYNDLSKNFGPRLAGLLSWKSADGTFGVALSGAYTKTNNFELGNNSVRWAQGVFDSVNGTRCFTQPNRGGSYTNQAVCDQAGLAFHPRIPRYGSVRHDRERLGLTGSVQWAPTESTKISIDGLYSRFKETREEEWGEVLLRSNERSIDISNFTIDGNNNLVKATLNDAWVRTEHYLRKSKTEFYQLGGSWDQDVTDTFRFTLLGGFSKSDATIPVETTFVFDDRDAQGYSYDYTNMKRPTLTFGTSVTDPANFQLAEIRDRPSETVNTFRTGQLRTEWDVAEGFQIKAGAMYRRFSFDTKGFSRDAVVCPNAGGKDVVLGTLTCSPNTLFGPTAIYGFPAGNLGETFNLGKAGQPSGTTTSFLVPNIDASAAYTGLYGRTPTVLVGDTRSVIEEVTGGYAQFDVKGDILGLNYAANAGMRYAHTSQKSTGISSAVVGGVTINTPATVGRSYDDWLPAINVALFPTEKIILRGAISKVLTRPSLGSLTPGGSVDGFNYRVTFGNPQLKPFRATALDLAAEWYFAPQSIFSVAVFKKLIESFPVTQPRSGTFASTGLPLSVIPASSPAALNPEAQEWQINAPINGEGASLKGMEISLQSSFRFLPGFLKNFGFLANATFVDSKADYTQGGPATTVSRATFNPVTGVVISPGGVLGALPATTRTATLYGLSKRAYNGTLYYEDKKFSARGSVSYRSPYIDGSSATGNLFEGYNSTLNVDASFRYKLTPIVEVSLEGTNLTDNYRSRYTDLDTNRNYENNHFGRTFLVGARFKM is encoded by the coding sequence ATGGAAGTTCAAGCAACGGTTGCGACTCGACGGATGAGCTGGCTCGGTAGCGTCTCGGCGGGCAGTCTGGTTCTAGCGCTCGCCGTACCTTCGATCGCGTCGGCACAGGCCGCCCAGATCCCGAACACGACGACGCCCGGCACACCGGCGCAGGTCGATCCTTCGCCCGCGCAGACTGCGGTCGTGCCGCAGGGGGGGGCGAGCGATCCGGCCGCGACGACCGCACCGCAGGCTGCGCCCGACGCGGTCCCCGCGGATGGTCAGACCGCCGAGATCATCGTCACCGGTTTCCGCAAGTCGCTCGACGCCGCGCTCAACGTGAAGCGTCAGTCAGTGTCCTCGGTCGACGCGATCGTCGCGGAGGACATCGCCAAGTTCCCCGATCAGAACCTCGCCGAGTCGCTCCAGCGTATTCCCGGCATCTCGATTCAGCGCGACGCGGGCGAGGGGCGGGCGATCACGGTTCGTGGTCTCGGCGCACAATATACGCGCGTGCGCGTGAATGGTCTGGAGACGGTGGCGACGTCGACCGACGGCGCCAGTTCCAACCGCGATCGCGCGTTCGATTTCAACGTGTTCGCATCCGAACTCTTCAATTCAATCGTCGTCCACAAGACTGCGGAGGCTTCGCTCGACGAAGGGTCGCTGGGCGCGGTGGTCGATCTGAACACCGGCAATCCACTCGGCGGCAAGACCGGCTTCACGCTCGTCGGCTCCGCGCAGGCGAGCTATAACGACCTCAGCAAGAATTTCGGACCGAGACTCGCCGGCCTGCTCTCGTGGAAGTCGGCCGACGGCACGTTCGGCGTCGCACTGTCGGGCGCGTACACGAAGACCAACAATTTCGAGCTCGGCAACAACAGCGTGCGCTGGGCGCAGGGCGTCTTCGATTCGGTGAACGGCACCCGTTGCTTCACCCAGCCGAACCGGGGCGGCAGCTACACCAACCAGGCGGTGTGCGACCAGGCGGGGCTCGCGTTCCACCCGCGTATCCCCCGCTATGGCTCGGTGCGGCACGACCGCGAACGGCTTGGCCTGACCGGCAGCGTCCAGTGGGCGCCGACGGAGTCGACCAAGATCTCGATCGACGGGCTGTATTCGCGCTTCAAGGAGACCCGCGAGGAGGAATGGGGAGAAGTGCTGCTTCGCTCGAACGAACGCTCGATCGACATCAGCAACTTCACGATCGACGGCAACAACAATCTCGTGAAGGCGACGCTCAACGACGCCTGGGTCCGCACCGAGCATTATTTGCGCAAGTCGAAGACCGAATTTTATCAGCTGGGCGGCAGCTGGGATCAGGACGTGACGGACACGTTCCGCTTCACGCTGCTCGGCGGCTTCTCAAAATCGGATGCGACGATCCCGGTCGAGACGACCTTCGTGTTCGACGATCGCGACGCGCAGGGGTATAGCTATGACTATACCAACATGAAGCGCCCGACGCTGACCTTCGGGACCAGCGTTACCGATCCGGCCAACTTCCAGCTGGCCGAAATTCGCGATCGGCCGTCGGAAACGGTCAACACCTTCCGGACCGGCCAGTTGCGCACCGAATGGGACGTCGCCGAAGGGTTCCAGATCAAGGCCGGTGCGATGTATCGTCGCTTCTCGTTCGATACCAAGGGCTTCTCGCGCGATGCGGTGGTCTGCCCCAATGCCGGCGGCAAGGACGTCGTGCTGGGCACGCTCACCTGTTCGCCGAACACGCTGTTCGGCCCGACCGCGATCTACGGTTTCCCGGCCGGCAATCTCGGCGAGACCTTCAACCTGGGCAAGGCCGGACAGCCGTCGGGAACGACCACCAGTTTCCTGGTGCCGAACATCGACGCGTCGGCTGCGTATACGGGGCTGTACGGCCGGACGCCGACCGTGCTGGTCGGTGACACCCGCAGCGTGATCGAGGAAGTCACCGGTGGTTACGCGCAGTTCGACGTGAAGGGCGACATCCTCGGCCTGAACTACGCGGCTAACGCGGGCATGCGCTATGCCCATACCAGCCAGAAATCGACCGGCATCTCGTCGGCGGTCGTCGGCGGCGTCACCATCAACACGCCCGCAACAGTGGGTCGCAGCTACGACGACTGGCTCCCGGCGATCAACGTCGCGCTATTCCCGACCGAAAAGATCATCCTGCGCGGCGCGATCTCCAAGGTGCTGACGCGGCCGAGCCTGGGCAGCCTGACGCCGGGCGGTTCGGTCGACGGCTTCAATTACCGCGTGACGTTCGGCAATCCGCAACTCAAGCCGTTCCGCGCGACCGCGCTCGATCTCGCCGCCGAATGGTATTTCGCGCCGCAGTCGATCTTCTCGGTCGCGGTGTTCAAGAAGCTGATCGAGAGCTTCCCCGTCACGCAGCCACGCAGCGGCACCTTCGCCTCGACCGGCCTGCCGCTCTCGGTGATCCCCGCCAGCTCGCCCGCCGCGCTCAACCCGGAGGCGCAGGAATGGCAGATCAACGCGCCCATCAACGGCGAGGGCGCTTCGCTGAAGGGCATGGAAATCTCGCTCCAGTCGAGCTTCCGCTTCCTGCCCGGCTTCCTGAAGAACTTCGGCTTCCTGGCGAACGCGACGTTCGTCGACTCGAAGGCCGACTATACACAGGGCGGTCCGGCGACCACGGTATCGCGCGCGACGTTCAACCCCGTGACCGGTGTCGTGATCTCGCCCGGCGGCGTGCTCGGCGCGTTGCCCGCCACCACGCGTACCGCGACGCTCTACGGCCTGTCGAAGCGCGCGTATAACGGTACGCTCTATTACGAAGACAAGAAGTTCAGCGCACGTGGTTCGGTAAGCTATCGCAGTCCGTACATCGATGGCAGCTCGGCAACGGGCAATCTGTTCGAGGGGTACAATTCGACGCTCAACGTCGATGCCTCGTTCCGTTACAAATTGACGCCGATCGTCGAGGTGTCGCTCGAGGGGACCAATCTGACCGACAATTATCGCAGCCGGTACACCGATCTCGACACCAACCGGAACTACGAGAATAATCACTTCGGCCGCACCTTCCTCGTAGGCGCACGCTTCAAGATGTAG
- a CDS encoding carboxylesterase/lipase family protein: MSAADGWTRRGTIGGAAALMLAGHARAAASSTVRAPAGDFIGVPDRGVTAFKGIRYGRADRFRAPVRVAMPGEIRPAQAFGPVCPQSGPYTPQSEDCLFLNVWTAEADRRAKKPVMVYIHGGAYSNGSVTDPQNDGQALAARGDVVVVTVNHRLNALGYLYLARLDPRFPDSGNAGQLDLILALQWVRDNIAAFGGDPSRVMVLGQSGGGAKIATMMGMPAAAGLFHRAATMSGQQVTASGPLNATARTRAYLAKLGVVETDLAPLLKMPVEKLVEALSASDPIMGGGVYFGPVFDMTWLTRHPFWPDANPLGNRIPMMLGNTHDETRGFLAPDSTKVRGLDWSNLAARMAPELKIDILPEWVVAQYRARYPDWTPTAVFYAATTAGRSWRGQVIEAEARADAGAPAWVYQVDFGSRTDPRRGAFHTMDIPLVFGTLDATGSQTGTAADARAASKAMQDSFVAFAILGDPNHAGTPAWPRYDRAKRATMIFDARSRLENDPRRWERELFARVPYIQPGT, encoded by the coding sequence ATGTCCGCCGCTGACGGCTGGACGCGACGTGGCACGATCGGGGGCGCCGCGGCGCTGATGCTCGCGGGGCATGCGCGTGCGGCTGCTTCGTCGACCGTCCGCGCGCCGGCGGGCGATTTCATCGGCGTGCCGGACCGGGGCGTCACCGCATTCAAGGGCATCCGCTATGGCCGGGCCGATCGCTTCCGTGCACCGGTGCGGGTGGCGATGCCGGGCGAGATACGGCCGGCGCAGGCGTTCGGCCCGGTATGTCCGCAGTCCGGCCCATATACGCCACAGTCAGAGGACTGCCTGTTCCTCAACGTGTGGACCGCGGAGGCCGATCGCCGCGCGAAAAAGCCGGTGATGGTCTATATCCACGGCGGCGCCTATTCGAACGGCAGCGTCACCGATCCGCAAAATGACGGTCAGGCGTTGGCGGCGCGCGGCGATGTCGTGGTCGTGACGGTCAACCACCGGCTCAATGCGCTGGGCTATCTGTACCTCGCGCGGCTCGATCCCCGGTTTCCCGACAGCGGCAATGCAGGGCAGCTCGACCTGATCCTCGCATTGCAATGGGTGCGCGACAACATCGCGGCGTTCGGCGGCGATCCGTCTCGGGTCATGGTGTTAGGCCAGTCGGGCGGCGGTGCGAAGATCGCTACGATGATGGGGATGCCCGCCGCCGCCGGCCTGTTCCACCGGGCGGCGACGATGAGCGGGCAGCAGGTTACGGCATCGGGCCCGCTCAACGCCACCGCGCGGACGCGCGCGTATCTGGCGAAGCTGGGCGTGGTCGAGACCGACCTTGCGCCGTTACTGAAGATGCCGGTCGAGAAACTGGTCGAGGCGTTGTCCGCGAGCGATCCGATCATGGGCGGCGGCGTGTATTTTGGTCCCGTGTTTGACATGACTTGGCTGACGCGGCATCCATTCTGGCCCGACGCGAACCCACTCGGCAACCGCATCCCGATGATGCTGGGCAACACCCACGATGAAACGCGTGGCTTCCTCGCCCCGGACTCGACGAAGGTGAGGGGGCTCGACTGGAGCAACCTCGCCGCGCGCATGGCGCCCGAGCTCAAGATTGACATCCTGCCCGAATGGGTCGTGGCGCAGTACCGAGCACGCTATCCGGACTGGACGCCGACCGCCGTCTTCTATGCTGCGACCACCGCCGGGCGGAGCTGGCGCGGGCAAGTGATCGAGGCGGAGGCACGCGCCGATGCAGGGGCGCCCGCCTGGGTCTATCAAGTGGATTTCGGGTCACGGACGGACCCGCGGCGCGGCGCGTTCCATACGATGGATATCCCACTAGTGTTCGGGACGCTCGACGCCACCGGGTCGCAGACCGGCACGGCAGCGGACGCCCGCGCCGCCTCGAAGGCGATGCAAGACAGTTTCGTCGCGTTCGCGATCTTGGGTGATCCCAACCACGCGGGAACACCGGCATGGCCGCGGTACGATCGTGCCAAGCGCGCGACAATGATCTTCGACGCCCGCTCCAGGCTGGAGAACGATCCGCGCCGGTGGGAGCGCGAACTGTTCGCCCGCGTACCGTATATCCAGCCAGGGACCTGA